One Glycine max cultivar Williams 82 chromosome 6, Glycine_max_v4.0, whole genome shotgun sequence DNA segment encodes these proteins:
- the LOC100794118 gene encoding BTB/POZ domain-containing protein At4g08455 encodes MVRNRRRMPPRRCTASMGSSNGSESDASDLVMRCLSCEEEYDMDDSGTCRECYQEANEAEEELRREIEELKSKVSFLTLPYPNLNASTADIILVPVDDSDAVPIPAHKHLLVSRSPVFKAMLENDMAERRSGTIKISDISYDTLSAFVNYLYTAEASLDNELACNLLVLGEKYQVKHLKTYCEKYLIAKMNWNKAISNYAFAYQYNCKQLRSASLAVILDNMDLLTQNECYAELVDTNPRLVVEIYETYIGKQLNTAGAF; translated from the exons ATGGTACGGAATCGGAGAAGGATGCCTCCGCGGCGGTGCACGGCGTCTATGGGCAGCAGCAACGGGAGCGAGAGCGATGCGTCAGACTTGGTGATGCGGTGCCTCTCGTGCGAGGAGGAATACGACATGGACGACTCGGGAACCTGCAGGGAGTGCTACCAGGAGGCCAACGAGGCTGAGGAGGAGCTCCGCCGCGAGATCGAAGAGCTCAAATCCAAAGTCTCCTTCCTCACTCTCCCCTATCCCAATCTAAACGCTTCCACCGCCGATATCATCCTCGTTCCCGTCGACGACTCCGACGCCGTTCCCATTCCCGCTCACAAGCACCTTCTG GTTAGTCGCTCTCCTGTTTTCAAAGCAATGCTTGAGAACGATATGGCAGAAAGGCGGAGTGGCACCATCAAGATTTCTGACATATCATATGATACCCTTAGtgcttttgttaattatttatacacTGCTGAAGCGTCCCTTGATAACGAATTGGCCTGTAACCTGTTGGTTTTAGGAGAAAAGTATCAGGTGAAGCATCTCAAGACATATTGTGAAAAGTATTTGATCGCCAAAATGAATTGGAATAAAGCTATTTCTAACTATGCCTTTGCATATCAATACAATTGCAAACAATTACGAAGTGCGTCCTTGGCAGTGATCTTGGACAACATGGACCTGCTCACTCAAAATGAATGTTATGCGGAGCTGGTGGACACTAATCCTCGTCTTGTTGTGGAAATATATGAAACATATATCGGCAAGCAATTAAATACTGCAGGCGCATTTTAG